From the Drosophila simulans strain w501 chromosome 2L, Prin_Dsim_3.1, whole genome shotgun sequence genome, the window TAAGAGATAATTGTATCTTTCCCCCTCAAAAAATATTGTGTCGTTCATACCTTCAGAAACTTTTTGGTCGGGCAGCCCAAAAGAGCACGAGCGCACGAATCGGGGGATCGGTGATCATTCTCTGCCCTCCAACAACACCACACTCACTCCGAAATAGTTTTTGTGTCGAATGTTAATGAACTTTTGCGCTAGTTTAACGCACAGCCAGCCGAATAAACATTCAGACACAATAACAACGAAAGCCGATAAAGTTTTTTGAACCTGCCTTCACCGAAACTTTTGTATTTCAACATTTGCTTCTCGTGCTCATTCTGTTTTTTGGGAGGGTTTCTTATAAATGTTCGCTTGTTGAAGGTGGAAACTGGTCGTTGGCTTTCAATAGATGGATTGTTCGATAGATCCCTGAGATATTGTAGCCTCTAAACGTATAGTTGTCGCAATTGTTAGTTAATTGGTATGCTAAGTGTGGCAAGCAAGTTGGACTTTGGtacttgaaaaataataacaataagaCTGCGATAAGAACTATCAGAACTTATTGCCTAATTCGTTGCATTTATGGCTCAAATACTAGAATCTTATCTATGAAAACTTAACTAATTACATCACTTCAAAGTTCAAAGTTCAATGCTTGTatacatattttccatttagtCTGAAATAATAAACGCCGCAGATAACTTAGATACCAATGAAATTTCCCTGAGCTCGGGGAAATTTTGGTGCACCGTAAAATACAATGTAATCGGAAAAGTCGGAATTCACTCAAACTCGAAAAAAAACACTCGAAAATTTCCCTTGACATCGCActcaaacattttccaattgagGGAAATTTCGAATCTAATGGGACCATTCTTGTTGGTGGTGGTTGGTTTTTCCGTGACAGGGTTTGAGGCTGATTTTTCGGGAACTCACCCACCAGTCTCCGTTACACCATCGAACCGAAAACCTCGGGAGCGGCGATGTGAACATAATCTGAATCCCATTCTACTCCGTTAAGTGTTGTTTGTACGGGTGTtgtgcgtgtgcttgtgtgtgtgtgtggtccACACCTCGAAAATGACCGACTTTTCAATGAACGACATTTTGAGATCATTCAGGAAAATGCGTATGAACAAGGGCACGGGCCAGGGCGGTCAGCACCACCAATACCGCAATCAtcagcaccaacagcagccTCCGCAGAATATGCAGCACTACCAACACACCTATCCCGTGCAACAGTCGAAGGACTTGAAGAAAATCATCAAAATCATCAAGAAGAACCTGATCAAGGAGAAAATCACGCGTCAAATGAAAATCCTTGTCTGAAAATGTCATGAAAcgagcaaaataaatgaataaatctTAAGACTGCTGATATACAAATCGAGGGACTGATACTGAGAAACTGACACGAGTTCAGCGCTGAAGTCTGATTTTGCAAACCCAAATCAATGAATAAATTTTTCAAGTATACAcattaaataagaaaagatCTCTACAAACTTATAAACTATATTATAAACTAGACTTGCTTACAATTGAATGATTGAACTTAAACAATCAAGAAGTATTATTAGTAGGAAGCCCATGTGAAGCAGTAGCAAGATGACTGAAAGCAAGAATGATACAAAATCTTGGGCTCCCAAACAAATTTGGATTAAGGATGTTCTCAAGAAATCGGGCACGGAGCTGCTCGATATATCCAAAAGTCCGGCAAAGGCTGTTGTCGTCAAAAAATCGCCGGCGAAAGGTAATTGAGATGCTTTTCGTGAAAGTTCCGACCGAAAAAGTTCCCTCACGAcgccattttgttttggtATACGCAATTCTTGTTTTGGGGGAAGTTGTGGGGTTCATACTatcataacaaaaaaaaatacaacagcGAGACTGATACAGAAAGTGGGAGCGAGCAGGATGGCAACGGGAAATGCCGGTTGGAAACCGTACGATTCGTAATGCTGTCTCCCAAATATCCCAAGTGGGACATTTTCGAGGCAGGGTTCTCAATGAAATTGTTCCCACTTCCTCTGGCTCTCACTCTCCTGCGCCTTCGCTTTCCTCCCCCCATAAGCTCGCTAGGTTTTCCTTATTTTGGAAAACCCCGGCCGGCAATAACAGAAAGTGCGTAGCACAAATTCACGGGGTGGGTTTTCCCCTTTACGCCCTTTTTTCCTTTGGCTCTTACGAGACTTTTCCTAACCACCCGTATTGCACTTTCTATCTGTTTCCGTGTTTTTCTTGAGACGCAGATTGTGAATTGATGGGGGGAAAGGAGTTAGACCTTATACTATGGTTAATCTAGCTTTGGATAACCACAAAAACCAACCAATAGGATGTTAATATAACTAATAAGCagtaaatttcataaaaaaagagtatctaatttatgttttttattattatcaaacTAGTTTTTCTGGTCAAAAATCTAATGTGGCTCCTTCTTTCGCCCTCTTCCAGATTCAGCCACAACCAAAATGGTTTACTATTCCGCCAACCAGCTGCTCATAAAAACGGAACAATCTAGTCAGGCGCAGTTCTGCCTCCAGGTGCCGCCTCCACTAACGGCGACGACCACGAGCGTGGGCCTAGGAGTTCCGCCATCCGGCGGCCAGCAGGAGCACTACGAGCTGCTGCAGACGCCGCAGCAGCGacaaatgcaactgcagctgcaggaccagcagcagcaggagcagcagcagttcgtCAGCTACCAACTGGCCATCCAGCAGcaccagaagcagcagcaacatgaaagTATTACGACCGCAGCACCCACGGCAGCTCCATCTGCCCAGCGGATCAAGACAGAGCCCGCCGGCGGATTCCCAGCGGCGGCAGCTGTGGTGTCGCAGGTGCGCAAGCCCAGCGCCAGCAAGCCGCAGTTCAAGTGCGACCAGTGTGGCATGACCTTTGGCAGCAAATCCGCCCACACCTCACACACCAAGTCGCACTCGAAGAACCAAGATCTGTCGCTCAATGGCGCCTCTGGAGCCGGCGTTGCTGTGCCCGTTTCAACCGCAGCCATCGAGCTCAATGATGCGGGTCTGCCGGTGGGCATTCCCAAGAGCCCTACCATCAAGCCGCTGCCCAATGTGGCCGCCGGAGCAGATCCCTATCAGTGCAATGTTTGCCAGAAAACATTCGCCGTTCCCGCCAGGCTGGTAAGTGTCATCCAAACAGAGATTTGAAGTTTTTGGACTACCATATCAGtgatattaataaaaatatctcTTTCGCTTGCAGATCCGCCACTACCGCACCCACACTGGCGAACGGCCATTCGAGTGCGAGTTCTGCCACAAGCTGTTCAGTGTGAAGGAGAACCTCCAGGTGCACCGGCGCATCCATACGAAGGAGCGTCCGTACAAGTGCGACGTCTGTGGACGGGCATTCGAGCACTCCGGAAAGCTGCACCGCCACATGCGCATCCACACCGGTGAGCGGCCACATAAGTGCTCCGTGTGCGAGAAGACGTTCATCCAGTCCGGCCAGCTGGTGATCCATATGCGCACGCACACCGGCGAGAAGCCGTACAAGTGCCCGGAGCCGGGATGCGGCAAAGGCTTCACCTGCTCCAAGCAGCTCAAGGTGCACTCGCGGACGCACACGGGCGAGAAGCCCTACCACTGCGACATCTGCTTCCGGGACTTTGGCTACAATCATGTGCTGAAGCTGCACCGCGTCCAGCACTACGGCTCCAAGTGCTACAAGTGCACCATCTGCGACGAGACGTTCAAGAACAAGAAGGAGATGGAGGCCCACATCAAGGGCCATGCCAACGAAGTACCCGACGACGAAGTGGAGGCGGCGGCTGCGtcggcagcagcatcaacgTCCGCAGGCTCCTCCGCCGGATCGCCGTCCTTGCAAGGAGTCAGTAGCAACTCCGAGAGCAGCAACCACTCGCCGCCCAGCTCGCCACCGGCCACAAAGAAACCTCGCCAGGCTCGCCAGCCGCGCGGTTCCAAAACCGGTGCAGCCACCCTTTCCATCCCTACCTCCTCGCCGCTCTCGCCCAGCTCACTCAGCTCCACATACTCGCCATCGGCTAGCAGCATGGCCTCGCCACCACCCACGTCGGCCCACTACCTGCCCGCCCAGATGGAGGCGGATGCCTTGAGCCGGGACAGCGGCGTGTCCAGCGCCCAGCCCGCCCACAGCACATATGCAGACGAGGAGCCCACAGATTTGAGCATGCAGCAGGTCCAGGGTCAAATGCCAGAAAGCACTGTGGACTACTACCAGGCCCCGCCAAGTCTACTCGAGCTGCAGCCGCAAGCCGCTGGTCTAACCGCCCTGCTCGAAGCGGCCAGCATGGCGCGTCGCCATCACGACAACGATGACCAGGTGCAGGATGAGGATGTGCACGCAGCCGCCTGGCAAATGATGCAGTTGCGCCGCGGCCACGTTTCCTTACCTCCAGCGGAGCAGCCGTCGCCAAACCATCAGCCACAGGTGCCCACTCTGCATGTCAGCGATCTGGCGGCCAACTACGATGACACCCATGAAGCCACCGTGCTGATCGAGCACTTCAAGCGTGGTGATCTCGCTCGCCACGGGCTGCACAAGGGCTATGCACCAGTGCCCAAGTATGAGTGAGTATTTTGGTCCACCAAGTCGGATGCTTCCGTTTTCCCTAAGAGCATAACTAAATCGGTTTCGTTACTCCCCTTCAGATCCGCTCTACCCGAACCGGACATTGTGCGACGCGTGGAGGCGGCCATCGGCCTGCGTTCCAGCACGGAGTCGCCGGAACGTAGCTCCTCGCCGGAGAGCGACTCCCTGATGATGGCCGACCGGAACGTGATGACGCTGCCGCTGCGCAAGCGCAAGCACTACATGAACAAGGGCGACGACGGTCAGGTGGATTCGGAGAAGGCTAGCGGAGAtggctcctccgccgccggtGGCGCCGCTTCCGTTGGCGCCGGGGATGGACCCGGGTCCAAGGTGATGCGGATGAGCTCGGTCATTCAGTTCGCCAAGGCCTCCTAGGGGTCCAAGGTCAATCCCCAATCAGCATTAAGACTGTCCAAACAAATTCTAACTGAAATTAGCCTAAGTTTTTTCTCTGAGGTTCGGGGTTAGCCCTGGAAAAAGAAAGTAAAGAGACGTATGGATATGGCAGAGAGATAGTTTTCCAGCAGCGAAAATGAATATGCCAAAAGTattaaaaagggaaaaaaaatttgttttaaaattaatattacctCCTATTACGTTTTATTGGCTTGATCCGAGTTTTGTTGAatgtttgatttgaaaatagtTTCCCGCATATtgcaaaatttcattttagtttGGCATATACAATGTAGGTATAGTTTGTTTTCCTGTGTTGTCACTTAGTCAAATTGCAGCAATTGGCATTATGCGTATTAAGCATTAGCATAACtaagttaattatatataaaagatCACTTAACGAgtcccaaacccaaacccaaaccgtACACAATAATAAGTTACGTGCATAAAACTATATACACATAATAATGAGAACGAAAAACCATGGCCATATTGGcgcttaatatttataaaatacctataatacttatttattatgaacTCTGCTCGCCAAACTTCTTCCTTCCCCTCCACGATTAGTGTCAACAGCATCTTGGACATCATGTACCCAtcattttatatgcattttataCACTAAATAAGGGAAAACTGAGGAGAAAGGATCGGTAACTTTAATTTTACACACGGAGAATATTGAACTGATAAACAAGAAGAAAGCAAGCATAACTAggtttatatacattttcaaaCCAGAAgataacaaatataattaagaGCGTCAGCATAGTTTTTGTAAACGCAGAGTTAATACATAGATTTAAAttctaaaatcaaatattgcATGAAAAAACGCAAATGAAAtctgaaaatcaataaacaagcgtgaaataaacaaattcggtgtatgtgtattttattgggcgttttaaatatatgttttacaTTAAATTAAGAGCTTACCTGTTTCGTTATGGAAATATCAGTTGAAGTAACTTGATTCAAATTGATCATGCAAATGTAGATGGCATCCATTCTGGAGGTTAATAGGTCATCAGGATTCACGACAAGTTATCAATTAACcctctttgaaatattttacccTGTTTTGTGCCACTTAATTGAAAGCGAATAAAACTTCGTAATTTCATTACTGAATGCATTTATATATCATTCACTTGTGACTATACGAATGGTGTGCTAAACCCACCACAGTTCGATTAgctaacattttgattataAAAATGGTTTTACAATTCATTCGACTGCTTCAACTAGTCGCAGTCGGTTTTCCTGTTTGCCTTtgtataaatgaaatattaattaaattttaaaaatcatgTACAACGGGCAGAGCTGCCAAACGAGCAAGGCTTCGTTTGCGGGGGCTAGAGAGATAAGCAAATTATGATACAACTAAGCAAACATTGCAATTAGTATAAGAGATAAGGCAGCCGGCACAAACTATGCACTTAAACTAATTAACATGATGGGAGGGGTGGGACGACGCTGGGAGTGCTGGGGGGAGTTGTGGCTTATTGCAGAAAACTAAACCCTGTTTACAAACTAATAATGCAAATCGATTAACTCCCTTCTGGCCATTGAGCATCAGATGCCAATGTAGGAGCACAGCACGAACACGGCGAAAATCATGACGATCAGAAAGACGATGGCAATCCAGGCGGGGATTGTACCTAAAAGAGGTTTGCAGTGagatattttccaattttgcACGCTTATTGCTTACGTCTTTGGGGCAGACTGTGGATGCAGACTTTGTTGTCCACCGAAATGGACAGAACGGCTGCCTCCGTGTCGCTGGAGATGGGCGGTCCCTCCTCGTTGGTAATGGGCAGGAACTGGAGGCCAGTTACGAACATGGAGTGTGCATGGGGAATGTGGAGCACGCGCTGCAAAACGTAAGCAAAGAAGTGGGGTTAAGACATTAACATACACTTTGATTAGTTGCCTCTACTCACCTGCAGACTGAATGCAATGTACATGGATACGCTGCCCGAGAACATCGTGCCGACGGCCACAAACCGACCGTCGTCCCGCACTGCCAGTGACGAGAGGCTTTCGTCAATGGCCACAGCCTGGCGCAGTTGCCCGCTGGCACAGTCCCAGTGCTGCAGGAAGCCACGCTGCTTTCCCACCTTGCCCAGCGGATTGGCAATGGTAAAGAGGCGGTAGTTATCCTTTTGCGCCTCCACGGTTCCGTAGCGGCACCGTTTGAACAGGTACTTGGCCCCCTCGGGCGTTTTCCACTGCAGTTTGTGTTGCAGCTGGCCGCTGGCCAGGTCCCACACCAAGCCCTGTGCATCCTTGGAGATGCTGGCAATAAGCTTGCTGTCGGGACTGAAGTCCAGGTCATCGATCTCCTTGCTGTGTGCCGCCAGCTCGGCGGCCAGCGTCATCTGTGGAAACGACCAGACGCGCAGCTTGCCGTCCGTGCCGCCAGTGGCCATCAGCCGGCCATTACCGCTGATGCGCACCACGCGCTGCAGGGGCTCGGCGCCCTTGAGGAAGTCCGTCTGGATCACATCCGCCGCCTGGATGTCGAAGTGCAGTCGCCGAAACTGCCGCAATATGTCGGCGGTGGACTGGGGTGGCTTATGCCCGTTGGCCACTGGCTCCACGCCCGAGTGTGCGTTTCGCTGGCGCACGTTGCCGTTCTCGTGCGGCCGTTCCTCCGGAGCAGGCTTGCCGTCTCCGACGCCcactccatttccattcccatccTCTTCAGATTGAACGCGCGGCTGGACGTAGTACATCTGGCAGTGCGCCTCCTGGCCGGCGCACAGATAGCCCCTACGGCCGCCGTTGCGCACCGCGAAGTTCATCACTACATTGGCGCCGGTCTCATGGCGCAACACCTCCTCCGCGCAGAAGTGGCTGCCGTTGTGGTACAGCTCGTAGATCTCCTGGAAAGATCAATCGTCGATTAGAAACATCACAAAAATGGGGCAGAGCGAGGTGAGTTCATACAAAGCCGTTCGCCACTCCCGTCTTGCTGGAGCCACCGCCTCCGGCCACCAGAATGTGTCGGCTGGTCAGCATGTCCACGGCGTACAGCGGGAAGTTCACGCGGGCCAGCAGGCCGTCGCTGGGACGGCGGGTGGGGGCCATTATCAATAATATATCACAATCGACCGGACGCTGGGGGCGGGGGGATTGGGGCTGAGTGATTGACTCGAGTTTATCAGCTCTGGCCGCGGGGCAGGCACATCTATTTGGGTCTACCGCTGGCACACTCCGGCTGTTAACTGACTGGGAACTGTGGGTCGATTCAGTGGACGCTAATCATGGGAACTGTATTCTTATTGTGTTTTGGACTGAGAAAGTTGTCTTAAAAATCCACGTACACTGAATAGCGGTGGCAGGGCGAGCTATCGATACATCGATAGGCAGATGGTGATTGGTGTCATAGCAGTCAGTTGTCTTCAGCTGATGAACAGGGCTGCCAGACTGGTGACGTGAGCAAACAGCTGATGGGCTCCAATGTTAACAGctggaaatataaaaatatttacagctGTTCTCTAATCGATAGATAACTTTAAAAATCATCGCATtaagtttaatgtttttaagtGAATAATTGTCAACCATTCTTTTCCACAAATGAATTCAAGTATATTGAtaattttgacattttattttttatatatattttgacaTTGTACCCGGTACGCTGTCTACCTTGCTGGTACTCTTTACCTTGTACCTAGAAGTACTATATACCAAATACACTGTACAATGTACCACCAACCTTTGCgggctttaaaataaaaaataaacaattttaccCACTGCCACAACttgaaaaaatcattttttttccaagtggTATAAgatattataatatttcagGATTGTCATTAATGCGGTGGAGCTCAGCAGTGGTCTTCCTGATTCTTTGTTGTGAGAAAATGACCTTCAATCGCTGGTGGGCGGCACAAAGGGGACCCCGAAGTCATATTTATACACTCCTTTACGTGGgagttatgtatgtatgtatgtacatacatcaGACAAAGGTGTGAAACGTGTTGAACGAGTTATTGTTCAAATCTGCAGCATCTAAAATTCTTTATTAGGCGTTTCTTATTGCTATTTTCTCTTACTTTTGTCACCTCTGCTTTGCTAACTTTATcagatttcaataaaatttctCATCAATTTTACCATAGgctgtatttaaatttaaatgggcGTTAAAGTGAAAACTGTCTACTGTCTACGCACCTGAACTAGttttgttataattattttcaaagtgCGTGAACAAGTTTTTCCGGCACTTTGAtcaaatttcacttttatcgAAGTCAAGGTGGTTAAAGTGATTTGTCAATATTGTTAACCTGATTCCAGAGGAAGGAAAATGtacgtattttatttataattattaaataaatcatcaGATGTAAAGgtattatttacatatgtacaaaagCTACAAAAAGGAAGACTCGACCAAGTTCGTTGTGCTTGTACTTCTTTTGAAGTGTCACAATATGCAttggtaattattttgaaaagtttagGGCCTTATTTTTGCGatccaaataataaattcaaaattgtcATTTGAATTGTAACcgacaaaagaaaacaaacagaagACGCACTGGCGCTATCTCTTTTCCACTCGCACAGCTTCCaggccagcaacaacaacaaagcccaGCTGGTGCTCATCGACCGCGACGCCGCGTCGCTGCTTTCGTTTTCTTCTTTGCTTTCTGTTTCTTCCTTGCTCATTCGCTTAATTTTCGCCGACGCGATCACAACTGTAAAAAGCAACTGCTGAAGTTCTCTCAACGTATTTTAACTGTTAACAATTCAAAAGTGTCCAGTGTCTTCGTTATTTGAATACTATTATTAACTGTGCGTGTGCTAACTTATTTCATTGGAAAGCAATCAATAGGTGAGTGGCCTCTGAACCTCGAGTGCAATCTGGTTTGATCCAGTGCAAGATCCCTTTTTTCGCCACTGCGCAATTGCACCAACAGCAACTTGCGCAGAGctcttttgttgcttttcccTCGCGCTTTGTACCTCTTCTTTTTTCCCGTAACAAAGTGCAGATCAGTGTGTATGTACGCATTATATGAACTTTGTGTGGTGGTAAATTGTACATatggtacatacatacatatgagtATGTACTTCAATGTAATTTGAATGCCCTAACGGAGTTGAAAGTGCTGTCGGCGACTATctaaatttctttaatatgCATATCTATACTCACCTCAATGTACTtaagtatttatgtatttaacgATTTAGTTGCGGCGACatgaaatacatacatacatatttatgtatgtgtgtagtTTCAATGatcatttttgatttgatcatttaaaatgtattattttgatcatttaaatatggccgcaatatgtatgtacatacacatgcatacatacatatttcgtTTTACCATTTcgttttacatacatatttcgtttttcttgagccttgaattatttatttgtatatatggttttaattttttgtttgttttttgcagaGCCTTAGTTGTGAAACCCCATCTATTTTCtgtaacatttttaatttctttcgcgaacgaaatataaaaattttaaaatggtGAACAACACTGTTGATACTGAAGGtaagttttatttatctgtaaaggattatattttattttgttttggtcaGCAGTATTGTTTAAATGTACTTATTATGGATTTAAACGCTGTTGCATATAccatttattgtatttgaaataagttcaatttatttatataaaaaaaccTATTCTTTCGTTAcatgttatttattatattcttaCTCAACTGATTCGAAACTTATTATATTCAGTACAGGAAGCCGGTATTGATTTTTCCGTTAGATTTTCACAACCGTCTCATTTTGTCTTATTTAGTTCAAATAGCAAATATCGTTGCAAAATACAGAAACCCAAGTTGTTAGTGAGTTTTCAGCCGGGGAGACTGCTGAGACTATGACATGTTCCGGAGGCACATGACAGGAATACATAATGATTTGAACAAGTGGGAAAGTAGAAGAGGGTCTACAACTCGCACACCATGTTTGCACGTTCCTTCACtgcatttgtatttcgggTTGAAAACTTTGTGGACTTTCCCAAGGAGTCATTTACTTGAAGccaatattattttgttaaagtACATTTAGAAGAGTAACTAATTAagttttgttaatattttatgtttcgGTTCTTGCGAACGGGTCAATAACATCAGTTTCTGGGTTCTCAAAGAGGTCGTTCTTTAAAGATATATCATTAAGCTTAATTGTTTGTacacatattttgttttaaatcaTTGTCAGAGCTCTTTAAGCTGAAGTCATTTGCCTAATCCATAATAAAATCCATACGCTTGCGTTTATCGTTCTACCCATCCTAAAttctgatgatgatgacggcTTTGGCGGAAACGGACCCCGGAATCATTAACCGCATATTTAGCGGTGGCATTTGTGTATTATGGCATTGTAATTACCAACGGCAATCCCCTTGTTTGGCCAAGAGTTGTGGCACTTGCTCCTTTGACTTTGCGACATTTGCCAATAAATTCATAACTGATTTATCGCTGTTGACCGAGTTTCGCAGACGGAATATTTTGACTTTGCTTTGTGGCTTGTGCTGCTCATTGGTTTGTTATTTCCatcaaattgcattaatttttgattGACAAGCATAGAGTGAAGTCAAATATATGGACA encodes:
- the LOC6731173 gene encoding Krueppel homolog 1 isoform X3, yielding MTDFSMNDILRSFRKMRMNKGTGQGGQHHQYRNHQHQQQPPQNMQHYQHTYPVQQSKDLKKIIKIIKKNLIKEKITHSATTKMVYYSANQLLIKTEQSSQAQFCLQVPPPLTATTTSVGLGVPPSGGQQEHYELLQTPQQRQMQLQLQDQQQQEQQQFVSYQLAIQQHQKQQQHESITTAAPTAAPSAQRIKTEPAGGFPAAAAVVSQVRKPSASKPQFKCDQCGMTFGSKSAHTSHTKSHSKNQDLSLNGASGAGVAVPVSTAAIELNDAGLPVGIPKSPTIKPLPNVAAGADPYQCNVCQKTFAVPARLIRHYRTHTGERPFECEFCHKLFSVKENLQVHRRIHTKERPYKCDVCGRAFEHSGKLHRHMRIHTGERPHKCSVCEKTFIQSGQLVIHMRTHTGEKPYKCPEPGCGKGFTCSKQLKVHSRTHTGEKPYHCDICFRDFGYNHVLKLHRVQHYGSKCYKCTICDETFKNKKEMEAHIKGHANEVPDDEVEAAAASAAASTSAGSSAGSPSLQGVSSNSESSNHSPPSSPPATKKPRQARQPRGSKTGAATLSIPTSSPLSPSSLSSTYSPSASSMASPPPTSAHYLPAQMEADALSRDSGVSSAQPAHSTYADEEPTDLSMQQVQGQMPESTVDYYQAPPSLLELQPQAAGLTALLEAASMARRHHDNDDQVQDEDVHAAAWQMMQLRRGHVSLPPAEQPSPNHQPQVPTLHVSDLAANYDDTHEATVLIEHFKRGDLARHGLHKGYAPVPKYESALPEPDIVRRVEAAIGLRSSTESPERSSSPESDSLMMADRNVMTLPLRKRKHYMNKGDDGQVDSEKASGDGSSAAGGAASVGAGDGPGSKVMRMSSVIQFAKAS
- the LOC6731174 gene encoding prolactin regulatory element-binding protein, with the translated sequence MAPTRRPSDGLLARVNFPLYAVDMLTSRHILVAGGGGSSKTGVANGFEIYELYHNGSHFCAEEVLRHETGANVVMNFAVRNGGRRGYLCAGQEAHCQMYYVQPRVQSEEDGNGNGVGVGDGKPAPEERPHENGNVRQRNAHSGVEPVANGHKPPQSTADILRQFRRLHFDIQAADVIQTDFLKGAEPLQRVVRISGNGRLMATGGTDGKLRVWSFPQMTLAAELAAHSKEIDDLDFSPDSKLIASISKDAQGLVWDLASGQLQHKLQWKTPEGAKYLFKRCRYGTVEAQKDNYRLFTIANPLGKVGKQRGFLQHWDCASGQLRQAVAIDESLSSLAVRDDGRFVAVGTMFSGSVSMYIAFSLQRVLHIPHAHSMFVTGLQFLPITNEEGPPISSDTEAAVLSISVDNKVCIHSLPQRRTIPAWIAIVFLIVMIFAVFVLCSYIGI
- the LOC6731173 gene encoding Krueppel homolog 1 isoform X1, yielding MTESKNDTKSWAPKQIWIKDVLKKSGTELLDISKSPAKAVVVKKSPAKDSATTKMVYYSANQLLIKTEQSSQAQFCLQVPPPLTATTTSVGLGVPPSGGQQEHYELLQTPQQRQMQLQLQDQQQQEQQQFVSYQLAIQQHQKQQQHESITTAAPTAAPSAQRIKTEPAGGFPAAAAVVSQVRKPSASKPQFKCDQCGMTFGSKSAHTSHTKSHSKNQDLSLNGASGAGVAVPVSTAAIELNDAGLPVGIPKSPTIKPLPNVAAGADPYQCNVCQKTFAVPARLIRHYRTHTGERPFECEFCHKLFSVKENLQVHRRIHTKERPYKCDVCGRAFEHSGKLHRHMRIHTGERPHKCSVCEKTFIQSGQLVIHMRTHTGEKPYKCPEPGCGKGFTCSKQLKVHSRTHTGEKPYHCDICFRDFGYNHVLKLHRVQHYGSKCYKCTICDETFKNKKEMEAHIKGHANEVPDDEVEAAAASAAASTSAGSSAGSPSLQGVSSNSESSNHSPPSSPPATKKPRQARQPRGSKTGAATLSIPTSSPLSPSSLSSTYSPSASSMASPPPTSAHYLPAQMEADALSRDSGVSSAQPAHSTYADEEPTDLSMQQVQGQMPESTVDYYQAPPSLLELQPQAAGLTALLEAASMARRHHDNDDQVQDEDVHAAAWQMMQLRRGHVSLPPAEQPSPNHQPQVPTLHVSDLAANYDDTHEATVLIEHFKRGDLARHGLHKGYAPVPKYESALPEPDIVRRVEAAIGLRSSTESPERSSSPESDSLMMADRNVMTLPLRKRKHYMNKGDDGQVDSEKASGDGSSAAGGAASVGAGDGPGSKVMRMSSVIQFAKAS
- the LOC6731173 gene encoding Krueppel homolog 1 isoform X2 — encoded protein: MVYYSANQLLIKTEQSSQAQFCLQVPPPLTATTTSVGLGVPPSGGQQEHYELLQTPQQRQMQLQLQDQQQQEQQQFVSYQLAIQQHQKQQQHESITTAAPTAAPSAQRIKTEPAGGFPAAAAVVSQVRKPSASKPQFKCDQCGMTFGSKSAHTSHTKSHSKNQDLSLNGASGAGVAVPVSTAAIELNDAGLPVGIPKSPTIKPLPNVAAGADPYQCNVCQKTFAVPARLIRHYRTHTGERPFECEFCHKLFSVKENLQVHRRIHTKERPYKCDVCGRAFEHSGKLHRHMRIHTGERPHKCSVCEKTFIQSGQLVIHMRTHTGEKPYKCPEPGCGKGFTCSKQLKVHSRTHTGEKPYHCDICFRDFGYNHVLKLHRVQHYGSKCYKCTICDETFKNKKEMEAHIKGHANEVPDDEVEAAAASAAASTSAGSSAGSPSLQGVSSNSESSNHSPPSSPPATKKPRQARQPRGSKTGAATLSIPTSSPLSPSSLSSTYSPSASSMASPPPTSAHYLPAQMEADALSRDSGVSSAQPAHSTYADEEPTDLSMQQVQGQMPESTVDYYQAPPSLLELQPQAAGLTALLEAASMARRHHDNDDQVQDEDVHAAAWQMMQLRRGHVSLPPAEQPSPNHQPQVPTLHVSDLAANYDDTHEATVLIEHFKRGDLARHGLHKGYAPVPKYESALPEPDIVRRVEAAIGLRSSTESPERSSSPESDSLMMADRNVMTLPLRKRKHYMNKGDDGQVDSEKASGDGSSAAGGAASVGAGDGPGSKVMRMSSVIQFAKAS